One Nicotiana tomentosiformis chromosome 4, ASM39032v3, whole genome shotgun sequence genomic window carries:
- the LOC104111749 gene encoding WD repeat-containing protein DWA2: MQGGSNGIGYGLKYQARCIADVKADTDHTSFLTGTLSLKEENEVHLIRLSSAGTELICEGLFSHPNEIWDLASCPFDQRIFSTVFSSGETYGAAIWQIPELYGQLNSPQLEKIAALDAHSSKIKCTLWWPTGRHDRLVSIDEQNLFLWSFDTSKKNAQVQSQESAGVLHSLSGGAWDPHDYNALALTCESSVQLWDLRTMKKTNSIDHPHVRNLDYNVKRKFMLVTAEDESGIHIWDLRMLKFPVLELPGHAHWTWTVKCNPEYEDLILSAGTDSAVNLWRASPPGGDKPTSESFDSPNRPVDPLLNSYSDYEDSVYGLAWSCREPWIFASLSYDGRVVVESTKPHLPRK, encoded by the exons ATGCAAGGAGGATCAAATGGAATCGGTTATGGTCTCAAATATCAG GCACGGTGCATCGCCGATGTGAAAGCCGATACGGATCACACTAGTTTCCTCACCGGAACTCTCAGCCTCAAAGAAGAAAATGAG GTACATTTGATTCGGCTTTCTTCAGCTGGCACTGAATTGATCTGCGAAGGTCTGTTTTCTCACCCTAACGAGATCTGGGACCTTGCTTCATGTCCTTTCGATCAACGTATTTTCTCTACTGTTTTCTCTTCCG GTGAAACATATGGGGCAGCAATATGGCAGATCCCTGAGCTGTATGGCCAGTTGAATTCTCCACAACTAGAGAAGATTGCGGCTCTTGATGCTCATAGTTCAAAGATAAAATG CACACTTTGGTGGCCAACAGGAAGGCATGACAGGTTGGTTAGCATTGATGAGCAGAATCTTTTCCTCTGGAGCTTTGATACTTCGAAGAAGAATGCACAG GTACAATCACAAGAATCAGCAGGTGTGCTACATTCTTTATCTGGGGGCGCCTGGGATCCTCATGATTATAATGCTCTAGCACTAACATGTGAATCATCAGTCCAACTTTGGGATCTACGGACAATGAA GAAAACGAACTCAATTGATCATCCCCATGTCCGTAATTTAGATTACAATGTGAAGAGAAAGTTTATGCTT GTAACGGCTGAAGATGAATCTGGGATACATATATGGGATCTTAGAATGCTGAAGTTTCCAGTCCTTGAGCTCCCTGGACATGCTCACTG GACATGGACTGTCAAGTGCAATCCCGAATATGAAGACTTAATTCTG AGTGCTGGAACTGATTCTGCTGTCAATTTGTGGCGGGCTTCTCCTCCTGGCGGCGACAAACCAACTTCGGAGAG CTTTGACTCCCCTAATAGGCCAGTCGATCCATTGCTTAATTCATATAGTGACTATGAAGACAGTGTGTATG GACTTGCTTGGAGCTGTCGAGAGCCGTGGATATTTGCATCATTATCATATGATGGAAGG
- the LOC104111747 gene encoding uncharacterized protein: MSSLTLKPIFLLQSYGSSSVDSRRLCSLISFQKKKTFRKQRFTLRAQSFDSSPNNNENDSKNDSKPPNGSMQKSRREILLEYVQNVQPEFMELFVKRAPQQVVDAMRQTVTNMIGTLPPQFFAITVTTVAENLAQLMYSVLMTGYMFRNAQFRLELQQSLEQAALPEAQEEKDSPDYASGTQKKVTGEVIRWNNVTGPEKIDALKYIELLEAEVEELNRQMERKSGSGYNELLEYLKTLEPQNIKELTSTAGEDVVLAMNSFIKRLLAVSDPSQMKTSVTETGAPELAKLLYWLMVVGYSIRNIEVRFDMERVLGTPPKLAELPPGENI, encoded by the exons ATGTCGTCGTTGACGTTGAAACCAATATTTCTGTTGCAGTCTTACGGTTCTTCGTCAGTCGATAGTCGACGGCTTTGTTCTTTAATTAGCTTCCAGAAGAAGAAAACGTTTCGCAAACAAAGATTTACTTTGAGAGCTCAATCCTTCGATTCATCTCCAAATAACAACGAAAATGACAGTAAAAACGATTCCAAACCTCCCAACGGCTCTatg CAAAAGAGCAGAAGAGAAATTCTATTGGAGTATGTACAAAATGTACAACCAGAATTCATGGAGTTGTTTGTCAAAAGGGCCCCACAACAG GTAGTTGATGCGATGCGCCAAACTGTGACAAATATGATTGGAACTTTACCTCCACAATTTTTCGCCATTACTGTAACCACG GTCGCCGAAAATCTTGCTCAGCTTATGTATAGTGTGTTGATGACTGGATATATGTTTAGGAATGCTCAATTTCGACTAGAATTGCAACAAAGCCTGGAACAGGCTGCCCTTCCTGAAGCACAGGAGGAAAAG GATTCACCAGATTATGCATCAGGTACCCAGAAAAAGGTGACTGGAGAAGTCATAAGGTGGAATAATGTAACAGGCCCTGAGAAAATAGACGCTTTGAAGTATATTGAGTTACTTGAAGCAGAAGTAGAAGAATTGAATCGTCAAATGGAAAGGAAATCTGGTAGCGGTTATAACGAGCTGTTGGAATATCTGAAGACTCTTGAGCCCCAAAATATCAAG GAGCTAACCAGTACGGCCGGAGAAGATGTCGTGCTCGCCATGAATTCATTCATTAAGCGTCTCTTAGCTGTTTCAGATCCTAGTCAAATGAAG ACTAGTGTAACAGAGACAGGTGCCCCAGAACTTGCCAAACTGCTATATTGGCTCATGGTGGTTGGTTATAGTATACGGAATATTGAAGTCCGCTTTGACATGGAACGGGTACTAGGTACTCCTCCAAAGCTCGCTGAGCTGCCTCCCGGTGAAAATATTTAG